The Phoenix dactylifera cultivar Barhee BC4 unplaced genomic scaffold, palm_55x_up_171113_PBpolish2nd_filt_p 000700F, whole genome shotgun sequence genome contains the following window.
TGGTCTTCTCGGTGTGAGGTCCAACCTGCAAACAAAAGGAACTATCGGAGGTTGCCGGAGTTGCTCTGGCGGAGGATCCTTCAATGCTTAAGTCAGGTAGAGTTTTGGTGGAACATAGGAGATCCGAGAGTACGAGGAATGAGCTAAAACCAAAATTAAATTCCTTTTACCTGATATTTTCTGGCTTGGTTTAGAAAGGAGGGTAAGAGTCCATCGGGACCTGGTCTGTTACACCCTTATCTTATCTATCATCTTGGGCAGTTGTGTCTTTCCTTATTTGGTGCACGCCGAGCTGTAATCACTTGCGCTATTTGCTTGAAGGTTTGCTCGGGTCGTTAATTATGTGCGCCATGTGTTGCTCAGCCTTTGATCGGTCGAGCTAGTAGGTGCGATTTTTAATGGGCATCAAATTTGGGCCATATTGCTCGTCCCCCACTTCCGAGATCAAGTCAATTTTCTTGGAATCAGACGAGAAATTGCAACCTGCTAGCTCGGTCGACCAATGTCGAGTAACACGTGGTGTGTGTAATTAACGATTGAGCGAACGTCTAGGCAAATAGCATGGGTGGTTACTGCTCGCATGATCTCAGGGCACCAGATAAGGACTTAACCGCGTATGACGACAGATAAGGAAGAGATGTAATGGCTCATCTGAAGATTGTGCAACCGATCGCGACAGACTCTCACCCTTCTCTCTATATAAACTGGGCTAGGGGATTTAAGTAAAGGAAAATTACCTTGCTCTTAGCTCATTGCTCATATTCTCAAATCTCCTCTATTCTACCAAAACTctatctgacttaagcatcggagtgTCCCTCGCTGGAGCAGCTTCGACAACCTTCGATAGTTTCTTTTATTTGTAGGTCGAACCTCATGCCAAGCCGACTAGCTTCATCCAAGCCGACCAGCTTCATCCAAGCCGACCAATCATCATTTGCCAAATAGCTGAACTCCGTCAGGTCGGGTTATGGACTGCAACAACATGTTTTAGTAGTGGACATATTGATTGCTTGGAGCATTGATATTGTGTTGATTGGTGGAGATTTAGATCCTACAGATTGAATGTGGCCCTTCTAATTACCATGTTGATCATGATAACATTGCCCTTGTTTGACATAATGGCTGGTTAATCATTGAATTGTTTCCTCCATATTTAGCACGAGTTGCTAATTTTGAAAGGGAAGTAGTTATGACATCCTACTCGTATCCTTCTCATTTTGCAGTGCCAACATGGTGCTAGTGGGACGTGTTGTGATTTGTTGGCCCACTTGCAAATCATGCCAAACCTTGTGAATTGTGCCAATCCCCTATTGTCATGTTGGCAAAAAGAATCTTGAGACGCTATGGGCGGGGGCATCCAAAGATTACTCCTTCAATATGTCCTGGATGGaaacttgtgaatcctgccaCCACCTTAGATACTTTTATGGATGTTATATTGGATACACTAGACAAGGGAAATTGGGAGGGAATGCTTGATGTGACAAGTTGTCACTTAGTTAAATCCATCCATATGCTGAAGGCTTGACAAATGGGGTTCATTTACTGAGGTGGAATGACacactagttaaaaatatgtctTTCAGTTTCTAAAGATGGGAAACAAGTAAAGCAAAATTTCTTCACGtatattgcttttttttttttggttgttttgAAATCATCCGGGTCATTTCCACTGTATAACAATTTTGGGGATCTTAAATGCCCCTTATTAATTTCACATGACAAGAACCCCAAAGGCCAAAGATGTGAATTATTCAACATGAAGTTGTGACTGAGATTCTGTTGAAAGGACCTTTATTTATGGTTTTTGCTGATGGCGAAGAAATTTTGCAGCCCATGGATGGAAAAATTGGATAGAGTAATATCAATGAATCTAACTTTGATTAGAATCTAGATCTAGAACTAATTAGATTGGGTGTGAGCGCAAACTCAATACATCAATTAATTGGTCAGATTTGGGTCAAATAATGTAGTCCGAGTTAGGCTTGTGTAAGTTTCTATTTACAAGTCCTTGTATTTGGAGCAATAATGAGTCAGTTTAGTTGTTGATAGCTTGttactttatttttttggtggggAGCTTTCTTACGTTCTGAAGAACATTTTAATTGCTTTCTTACGTTCTGAAGAACATTTTAATTTATTGATAGTTTGGAACCAAGTTTGCCATATCGATGCGTATTGCCCCATATTGGATGTACTATACCGTATTGGTACCTAACTGAGATTTTGTATGGGGGCATGTTGAGTCTAGGTATGTTGAACCGACTCTCATATTGGGCATACCGACACTACTAGCATGGTATGTTTAAAGATATCAATTAATTCCCAAATAGGAACATTCTTTGTAGAGAAAGAATTATGTTAAGGTTAATGATGCTGTTGCATGTTCGGCCTCTGAGGAGTTGCTATCTTAGTTTGTTGTCCAACATGTCACCTTGTGAAATCTTGCAGTGTCCTAATACGTGATGTTATGAATCCAATACTTTGGTCTGATTACTTATCTCTCTCCTTTTGGAAAGAGTTTGGAGAGGCCTCCAATGtctgatttttaatttttttggtatTCAAAATTATTCATGAGCTATATTAAGCAATTGATCTATGTGACTTTTGACAATCATATGCTGGAGAGTTTCCCCTTTTTCTGTGTCACATGAAGATCGAAATATTTGAGTGGTCTAAACCTATTTAGAATGAAATATTTAGATCTGGTCAAACTTAGAGCTAGCCTCAAGTAAGATTAAAGGCTCAGCTCAAACTCAACCCATTTAGGTAAAAATTGGGTCTCGAGAAAAATTCCCAAATATGGATTCTTGGTCAAGAATGATATCTTATTAGAACCGTACATATCCGCTTCATCTTTTGGAACTGTCTTGGATCTGATGAAATGGGATGAGTTTAGGTGGCAATTCTAGATGCATGGTTATCCTCACCGAGTTATCCATTTATTTTGCAATTgcataaagaaaaaacaaaataaaggtggacatcaacaaaaaaaagactAATTAACAGTCATTGAAGGACTCCTTCACTGGAACTACTTTCTGAATTATGTGTTAACAAATCCAAGCATGAACTGGTTTTCTATTATTGCCGAAGTTCGGACTTGGATATACATCACCTTTTTATCACATTTTTATCAGAAAATTGGCCCTCCAatcgatcttttttttttgttatgcgCATCAGTTCTGTCATTCTACAAATCAACATTTGAGGGACTGACCATCTTAGATTTACCATCTAACATGTTGTCTTGTGTAATTTTCAATACCCTGCTATTTAATATGATGCAATCAATTCATATCTCTGgtctaatttctattttttgacATAAAAGTTATATTAGGACCGTTTAAGTTATTTAAGGTCATTGGGCCTGAAAAAAGTAAGTCTAATAATTTAAAATGGTAAGAAGTAAGAAATCAGATGCTCTTGTTGGTCTAATGCCAGCATGGATGTGCATGCATTGCAAACTGTTATCAGTGAGTTGAACACATTTCTTTGCTGTTAGTCCTCGTAGcagctttctctctctctctctctgtgtgtgtgtgtgtgtgtgtgtgtgtgtccatCTGTCTTCTCTGTGTGTCTATATGTTAGTTTCATTGCAGTTGCCTTTTTTTGTCTCTCTCTGTTAAGTTCTATGTATTGCTTAGGAGCTCAAAAAACAACTTCAGAGGAATTCAGGTGCAGCAAACTTGTTTAGCTAGTGCTTAATATGAAAAGACAGTCATTTTGAAATGCACACATTCTTGAAATGTGCAAAAGTTTTCAGAATGCTGCTGTTTCCCAAAACCCTCCCAGTAGGTTATTTTTGGTTGAATTGCTTTATGATGAAAGAGGAACTAATTCtgcttatgaatttattgattaTTGAACATTGTTGCCAATCAGGGCTTTTACCTGGTCTGTCTAGTGCAAGAAATTTATAGGCGTTTCAGGTAGAATAACATACCTGTTGCAACAGCTTTGTGCCTTAAGCATTAGGATTGATGAATAGGGCTCACAGATGTATAGTTTTATCCCTACCGGGGGAAGCAAGGAGCTGTTGCCAATATTTTGACAAGTACATGCTTTTCTGATTTAAGGTTTGAGTATGCATGTGCGTTGTTCACATAGAACGGATCATGATTAACCAATTGGAAATCTTAGTTTTAAAGCAATATGGACCAATTGCAACTGTACTTGTTCCCTCCATGTTATGAGAGGGTAGCTTTGTATTTGAATTTTGTGCATCTTTGCTGGCTTAAAGATCAAGCAGAAAATTGTAGGCCAACTGACCCTGTTCTATATGGATACAGTATGATAAAACATGTAACAAAATCTAAATGTAGAGTGTGCATCTGAGATCAGTGGATGGGAAACATATAGTTTTTCCAATATACCTTCTTACAGCTGCTGGATGTTGCTTAAACACTAGATGATTGGTGTAGGATAACGTGGGCTTCTGCTAGAAGAGGTGATTTATGACAAGACATAGCCCTCTGTTGTACCAAATCTAGCATGAGTGTTAGCTGATTGCTGAGGTACTGTAAAATTGCTAGGATGACATTGAcctagatttcataatccatgaAAATCTCTACTCGATATTACAGAGAATTCATAAAAAGTTTGATGAAGACAACTTTACCTAATGGAAATTCTCACTGgaacctttttttttggctcCCTGGTGAAACTTTCAAAGTTATATTTTGCTCTAGCTATTTCTGTGTTCAGTGTTAGTTGGCAGAAGTACAACATTTACTGCTTGGTGTGAATTAATTGTAGTTTTACATGTTTGATGGCCCTTCATGCTTGGAAAAGGCCAATTAAGGTATATATTTTGAGAAGAGTTGCCGGAGTCATTAAATCAATTTGGATATTCATCTGTAGTTGATGTTTGGAGTTGGCACATTGATCATTGCATGCATGTTAGTTATTGAGTGATCAAAGAACTTTTTATCTCACTTCTTCATTTGCTTGATTGGACTTTTGGATGCCTAAAGTGTCCGTCATTTTGAATAGTGATTGGCACGTGCAGTAAAACACCTTTTTGTAGTGGAGCTAATTATTAGGACTGGTCATAGTTAGGAATTCATGCCTTGGGCTGTTTGCATGGTTTAATAGATTTAATTGCAAATTGAGAAGCAATTTTTTTGTTCTTATATTGCAACTATTTGGATGCCAAGTTTATGGTTCTTTGCCTGTTCGTCATTGTTATTTTACCTGTTATTTCTAAGTCATTATGCCAAAATAGTTAAACTGATGGAATTGCAGATCCTTAATATAGCAATCACCTAGCTAGGCCATAATAGTTGATTGAATAAAGTCATAATTTAGCTGTAATTTACGAATGGTTTTAAGTTGCAGTTGGGACCCCTGCAGTTCTTCAACTGATAGGGGAAACCCTTGCTAGGGTTCACAATATTCTTCAGCACGTGTTCatgtttttttccaaaaaactaGTTTACCTCAAGAAATAGTCTTTCTGCGGGCTGCGTTATAATAGAACCTTTCTTGAAGTGTTTCAGTAGGCCTATGAATCGAAGCTACTTCCTTTTGAGAAGGATTACGATGCTCTTTACTTGCCGGCATTGGATATGAATTCATGCTGTTCCATCATGTGACCTGTTCATGCTGAAAGATGGATTTGCGGATTTgtttttttgaaatatgttgTCCCTATGTTTCATTTGTGCTAATTTGCAATCATTTTAATATGTTAATCTGGTGTGCAATTTTCCAACCCCAAAGTGTTGTGCATTGCTTTGGAGATAGAACAAAAGGTAGTAGtcgttatttttattttcatttgaaAGTTGTAATAGATGCTAATAAACAATAGAAGGCTAGCAGTTGTTCTATCTGCACGTATCAAACTTTACAGgggaaataaaatattaaaagtgCAGCTTGTTTTGGGTGGAATTTCAATAGGTTGCATTACGACTAAGGAGCTGGGAACTGTGATGCGGTCACTGGGGCAGAATCCAACTGAGGCTGAGTTGCAGGACATGATAAATGAGGTGGATGCTGATGGCAATGGGACTATTGACTTTCCAGAATTCCTCAACCTGATGGCTCGCAAGATGAAGGATACTGACTCAGACGAGGAACTCAAGGAGGCCTTCCGAGTGTTTGACAAGGACCAAAATGGCTTCATCTCAGCTGCTGAGCTCCGGCATGTCATGACCAACCTTGGTGAGAAGCTAACAGATGAGGAAGTTGATGAGATGATTCGCGAGGCTGATGTGGATGGTGATGGCCAGATCAACTATGAGGAGTTTGTCAAAGTCATGATGGCCAAGTGAATCCCTCATGATGACATAAAAAATGAGGAAATTGCATGGCAGATAAGCAGTAAAATGTCATCCCATTCCCTCTTATGCAGGTAGTTTATCTGGATAGCTGTAGTTATGAAACAAACAGGGACGACTCTAGTGCTCTTTTTGTGTCATGGATGGTTGTTTTCATTACACTATTCATCCATGGTTCTGTGAATCTGGCCTGTGTTTCTATCTTGTGATGTTGGGTTTTGCTTGGATATTTATGTAGACCTATTTTTTGTTCCCTCTTTTCCTAACTGTTGCAAACTGGAACAACGAAGGCATCCTCTTGCTTGGCCTTTTctattaaatttatattttattgtgTCATGTTTACCTTGTCGTTGCTATTTATTCTCATTCTGATAATTGAAAATGCTGTTGCAATTTGTTGCTTTTATGGTTCTGGCAATCAGGTAGATGCTTTGTAATTATGAAGGCATTTGGCCTTCCTTTTGTGTTGATGTGAATCATATGCGATGACCGGGTGGTCACAGATGCAGCAGAGGCAGGAACAAGCTGCTACCGTGATCATTGGGTACCAAGTGGTTCTTAGCTTTTATTATGCTGGAAATAGAATATCTATTAGTTTTGTTCTCTAATGTTGGTGCACCTGAGATCACATTTGTAGATGGCGCAAGCAGAGGAATGTGACACAGCcttctgaaaagttaaaactACTAGACCAATTATGGTTCTAGTTACTCCAATTTCTAATGGTGGTTCGAATGTTTCCAGGTTATAAGATAGTCAAATTCAGTGTTTTGAACCTATTGATATGGACCGAAGTGTCAACTTTTGAGGTGGCTAGTGAATTTGCAGGTCAAAACTTCGGTTAGATTGTGTTTCTTATCACCTTCAAGGCTCTTTGTAACCCTGAGATCGAGTACTTGTGGTTCTTGGGTCGATGGGGCTGATTGCGGCTCAAACCTGGTGTCAACTTACATTGGCTGAACGAGAGTTTTTAAGGATTGATGAGGTATGAAGGGGTGCAGGGCGAGGATTGCATAGAGGAAAGGGGTGTTTTCTCTAGGAGACAATATGATCAGACTATGACTGCAAATATGCCTGGATCTAGAGGCAGGTATAAAGGATGTTTTAGAGTTTGGGAAAATATTGTAGGACAAGTTTAGAGGAAATAGTGATAGTCACAAGATACAATGGAGGTTCAACGCATGTTATGAATCTTAAAGGAAAAGATTGCTATAGATGAAGTCTTTTGTcttacaatatttttttttttttgctgaaagcgGGTGCTTCATACAGTGCGGGGTCTTACAATATTTTTGAGTGCAAGAGTGAATTTTAGAGTAAGGAGTGTATTGAACACACTTGGCATCCCTAGAGGAATGGGGAAATGAATTTCATTTTGGGATAATAATCTAGAAGCGTGATGTGCTAGAGGGAGTGGATGTCATGTGCTGCTATCCTCAAGGGGTGATGGAAGCGTGTGATTATTTTGGGTCGAGATTAAGAGTAGTAAGGATGCATGTGACACGGGTGCAAAATCTTATAATCTCGGGTGCACCTAAGCTAAATATGGTGGGGAAATGAGGTTAGATGGAGGGTCCCAATAGCAAAATTAAGACTGCATCAAGGACAAGACTAGAAGAATGTTCACTATGGCTCTTATTATGATATATGTCAAGCACAATCTTATATGAGTGTAGATCCTTATAGAATTCTTAGAAAATTTTGTGTTTAGGCTTTAGATTGATTGATCGGCCATGGTATAACAAAAAATGCACTTATAGCTCAATTTTGAGAGATATAtattaagaaagtaaaaatggataATAAGTCTCGGATAACATTTGATGGATGTTATAGAAGAATTGGAGATGCCGTAGGAGCATACATTATATTGCCTTCAATTTTTGTAATAAACTTATTAACTTAATACaccttataatttattttattattttttatacaaatttatataatcatgatttaaaaactcgGTTTTTATTCCTGCTTAGGCATGGAATGAATTGCTTTGGActtcagtttttcttttctatgtttCTGTCCACAATTTCTAATAAATTGTAACACATACTTTTGATTCATCACTTTTGTAGAATGATGGGCGAAAGCAGGAACAAAATAGCATAGACTCAATATTAGCCATATAGAAGGGAAGCaccaaagagttcaaaaatggcAAAAGCTCATAAGAAAAAGATGTAGCAGCAATGACACCAATAGAAGGCCTAGAGTGGTAAAGTAATTATCTAAAGAAGGTGAGAACATAATAGCATCAACCTCGATAATATATTGAATTACAATGTGTAGAATGCATTACACGAGGGAAAGGTTTAGATAGCCATACGTTGGAAAGGATTGAAATTGATCATACATGAAAAGAAAGGCAGGATGAAAGGAATCTTGGCTATACAAGGAGTCTTGGCTATGCCGATAAGAGTGGCTCTACAAGCATAAAAATAGTGAAAATGCAAAAATTCAAGAATTTAACAGTGTTTTCTCTCAACATTTCCTTGCTAATAAATGCTACGGTTGAAAGCTGGAAAGAATGACTTGGAAGAAAACAATCATAACGGAAGATCTGGACAAGTTAACCATACTATGCTCATACTGTGTAAGTTTAGTCATGACAGTGCAGGAAACATCTACCCGAACACATAAAGAAAAACTCAAGTAGAATAAAAAAAGTCATCTACAAAGCTTGCAAAACTgaatgaaatatatgacaaCCGGAGGGAAATAAAAGAACTACATTACTAAAATTAACCAAATCAAAATTCATAGAACACTTGGACTTCTGGGCATATAAAGGGACTAGGGTTCAACCATCGTACCACCTCTGGTAGAAAACAAGAGGTAAATATCATTTGGTATTTCAAGTAGTTCTCATGATAGCTTCCAAACAGTGTTTCTGACTCCGGATGTAATTCTTTaagaaaatttagaagatgATTCTTACACGAACACAATTATGATATACAATACTAAAATATGAAAACATTGTAGCaaataaattttcaaattaGATTAAGTCTTCCTTTAAGAAGAAAATTTGAGATGTGGGTGATGGATAAAGTCCCAATGTAACTGCAACTGAGTAAACAAAGGTCCACTCCGCATAAGTAAAAGATTAACACAATTAAAATTTGAACCATCACATGACATAGGATGCTATTTGGTATGTTTAGATTCTGAATTACTAGTCAATTGTGTTCCAATGATTGATATATTCCAGAAGGGTCGGCAGATGGCGGTGTACCACAATCATTTGTTATAAAATGACTACTTGTTTTCATTGATTACTAGCTTTGCAATGTTTTCGGAAAGGGCTGATTAACACTTAACCATGCAACGTAACtaaaagaaatttaagaaattgtGTAGCTAATGAGAAACTAAAATAATCATCAACTCATTTGGCCACACTTGGAGTTtttcataatattaaatttgttGGTCTATATTTAGCAGCAAGTGACAGCAATGAACCAAAGGCTCTGATATAATAGATTAtctattaaaacataatttatcttTTAAGGTAAGAGGGGCATAGTTTCTTCCAAGGCAGCATAGTGTATAAGGAAGAGGGGTTTTACTATTTTGTGCCAATAAGTATCATAACAGAGGGCCTTTGGATTCAGAGGTGATTAGATTGGTCATAAGCATGTAGAGATATGCGGATAGGGACCGAGACTTTCTCAAGCTAGCTAGAGTTGAGTTTCAGGGTAGGAGAAGAGACAAAAATTTGGTTTTCATGAAAAAAAGAGTACATCATAAAGATGAATTTGAGTTAATTTAAAGAATTTGAGATTTAAGGTAAAGAAAAGCCACTCAGAAGTCAAACAACTTGGGCAAAAAAACATACGCATCAAACGAGAGCAGAACATTGGGAAAGAAGATCATAAAACATCCTTGTCAGGAGCATAGAGACCATAAGaatctcttttccttcttttgttaTCCACTGTCAAAAGCAATGCTGGAGGAACAAAGAATGAACCAAGAGATCGGACTATCTCCAATATTCGGAACAGCAGAAATCCCactgaaaaatcttattccgACCACTTTTCCATCAACATATATATGGGAGCAAATCTTCTCGAGTTTTTGAGATAATTCCGGATAAGGAATAGCAGGGGGAGCGCGCACCGAGTCCCTGATTACAAAGAAGGCTACAGTAGTGGCTGCTTTGCCTTCAACATCCGCATCGGTGGGTTCTCCCGTTCCCCCCGATCAAACAACACTAGCACAATGCTGCAAAGCGGATTTATCTCTACCTATATAAGCTaccaaaaaataatcaaaacatctaaaaaataaagagagagagagagagagagagagagagaggaaagaaccACTAGAGCTTCTGAAaatttagaatttcttaagatttttttattatttttgtaatttgTATGCTCTTTTAATTAGTAAAGGAATCCAACCTAATTTAGGCAAGACTATACTAGAAAAAGAGTAAAGTTttatcctattctaagtagagaAGACTCAAGAGAGTGCATCTCAATGGAACGGTAGAGAACTTGCAACTTCTCCATTTTTaactagaaaaaaaatttggctcAAATAAAGAGGATATATATCATGGCTACGGAGAatagaaatagagaaaatgtaaGCGAAGAGCATACACTCTACTTTTCATCCACTTGAACTCCAACAAGGTGAAAGCAAAGTTTAGACTTGCTTGCTaaattcttatttattttattatagacTCACTTTCCATGGGAGATATGTCCTATAATTTGCGGGTCATGAAAGTAATAAAGTAAAACAATTTAGAGCTTTACTTTCGAATttcttattatttatatttttactatAGATATTTGAGTGGAGATCTATTTTTAGTGCCTTTATTCTCGATCTCAAAAACCATGGCATATTCCTTATATTTATACTAGTTTGATCCTCCATATTTTAGTTGGTCTTTTCTTCTAGCTAAAAAAAGGGAAGATGTAAGTT
Protein-coding sequences here:
- the LOC120106943 gene encoding calmodulin-2/4-like, whose protein sequence is MRSLGQNPTEAELQDMINEVDADGNGTIDFPEFLNLMARKMKDTDSDEELKEAFRVFDKDQNGFISAAELRHVMTNLGEKLTDEEVDEMIREADVDGDGQINYEEFVKVMMAK